From the Musa acuminata AAA Group cultivar baxijiao chromosome BXJ3-7, Cavendish_Baxijiao_AAA, whole genome shotgun sequence genome, one window contains:
- the LOC103992077 gene encoding eyes absent homolog, which translates to MVDRTPAVTFGEDQEISKPTTVYIWDMDETLILLKSLLDGTYAGVFNGMKDTKKGFEIGKHWENHILRVCDEFFFYEVIENYNEPYLDALSEYDDGRDLSNYDFSNDGFSSPYDDANKRKLAYRHRSIAEKYSQGLHKVLDQQMIKLWNDLYSLTDSYTGGWLSSAHALLEQTLAKTKPSASDHSSEMTPRSIITKDQSINVLVTSGSLVPSLAKCLLYRLDDLISANNVYSSWEVGKLQCFSWIKERFGSPNVRFCVIGDGTEECAAAEIMRWPFIKIDIRPASPYRFPGLTMEMVQSYIDVIYGPQDSKDEKMKG; encoded by the exons ATGGTGGATAGAACTCCTGCAGTTACTTTTGGAGAAGACCAAGAAATTTCCAAGCCTACGACGGTTTATATATGGGACATGGATGAGACTCTTATACTGTTGAAGTCCTTGTTGGATGGTACATATGCAGGGGTCTTTAACGGTATGAAGGACACAAAGAAAGGTTTCGAGATTGGGAAGCATTGGGAGAATCACATTCTTCGAGTTTGTGATGAATTTTTCTTCTACGAAGTG ATTGAGAACTATAATGAACCATATCTCGATGCTCTGAGTGAATATGATGATGGAAGAGATTTGTCAAATTATGATTTTAGCAATGATGGATTTTCTTCTCCTTATGATGATGCCAATAAAAGGAAACTTGCATATCGACATCGCTCTATTGCGGAGAAGTATTCTCAG GGTTTACACAAGGTACTTGACCAACAGATGATTAAACTCTGGAATGATCTGTACAGTTTAACTGATAGCTATACTGGTGGATGGCTTTCTTCAG CACATGCTCTATTGGAACAGACTTTGGCTAAGACTAAGCCTTCAGCAAGTGATCATTCATCAGAAATGACACCTAGATCCATTATTACCAAAGATCAAAGCATTAATGTCCTAGTTACTTCGGGATCCCTGGTTCCAAGTCTCGCCAAGTGTTTGCTTTATCGGTTGGATGATTTAATCTCGGCTAATAATG TCTACAGCTCATGGGAAGTGGGGAAGCTTCAGTGCTTCTCATGGatcaaagaacggtttggtagtcCTAATGTCCGGTTCTGTGTGATTGGGGATGGAACAGAAGAATGTGCCGCTGCAGAGATAATGAGATGGCCATTTATAAAAATAGATATTCGACCCGCTAGCCCATACCGGTTTCCAGGTCTAACCATGGAAATGGTCCAGAGTTATATTGATGTGATATATGGaccacaagattccaaagatgagAAAATGAAAGGGTAA